A region of Kribbella sp. NBC_01245 DNA encodes the following proteins:
- a CDS encoding LLM class flavin-dependent oxidoreductase, translating to MKFGLKVNPGNWQQASEWAALAEEAGFDGLWTGDNMRNPRDPAIPVLDGPTLMAAWAATTSRIRIGLLIANVVFRRPTVLAKQAISIDHVSGGRFDLGIGSGVWPTDHGMAGVPMWEPKERAARLAEFVQITDRLLSGDTSDHDGEYYAYEQASMTPGPVQKRIPLIVAANAPRALDVVAAHADGWTTFPGAAPEDEFRAASVKRLERLNRSGRPLRRILLAYGAITPWASVDAFREMVETYAAIGFDEIVCYTPKPEERVVFDQVLPTLPDYR from the coding sequence ATGAAGTTCGGGCTGAAGGTGAATCCGGGTAACTGGCAGCAGGCCTCGGAGTGGGCCGCGCTGGCGGAGGAGGCCGGGTTCGACGGCCTGTGGACCGGCGACAACATGCGCAATCCACGCGATCCGGCCATACCAGTGCTCGACGGCCCGACCCTGATGGCGGCCTGGGCGGCGACCACCAGCCGAATCCGGATCGGCCTGCTGATCGCGAACGTGGTCTTCCGCCGACCGACCGTCCTCGCGAAGCAGGCCATCTCGATCGATCACGTCTCGGGTGGGCGGTTCGACCTGGGCATCGGCTCGGGGGTGTGGCCGACCGATCACGGGATGGCCGGGGTGCCGATGTGGGAGCCGAAGGAACGCGCGGCCCGGCTGGCCGAGTTCGTCCAGATCACCGATCGGCTGTTGTCGGGTGATACCAGCGACCACGACGGCGAGTACTACGCCTACGAACAAGCCTCGATGACGCCCGGTCCCGTGCAGAAGCGCATCCCGCTGATCGTCGCGGCCAACGCACCCCGCGCGCTCGACGTCGTCGCGGCTCATGCGGACGGCTGGACGACCTTCCCGGGAGCCGCGCCGGAGGACGAGTTCCGCGCCGCCTCGGTCAAACGCCTCGAACGCCTCAACCGCAGCGGCAGACCCCTTCGGCGCATCCTGCTCGCGTATGGCGCCATCACGCCCTGGGCCAGCGTCGACGCCTTCCGCGAAATGGTCGAGACGTACGCCGCGATCGGCTTCGACGAAATCGTCTGCTACACGCCCAAGCCGGAAGAACGCGTCGTCTTCGACCAAGTCCTCCCCACCTTGCCCGACTACCGCTGA
- a CDS encoding carbohydrate ABC transporter permease has translation MAGLLAVVVLAPLAWLAISSISAPSDLVEVHWFPSDPTLSRYRELFSSPASDGFRVSMLNSLVVASATTVISLVVGSLGGYAFARLRFRMRRTTLFAFLAIYMLPPIALVIPLYLAMANLGLLDTKLGLIITYCSIVTPFCLWTMSNFYLTLPAELEDAARVDGCSRLGALFRVVLPLARPGLVATAMFGFLLAWDEFLYALIFTSTGTAKTIPVAIAEFTGKFSSDFGLIAAGGVLATLPPVLLTLLLQRHLLTGLTSGSTTT, from the coding sequence ATGGCAGGCCTGCTCGCCGTGGTGGTGCTGGCGCCGCTCGCGTGGCTGGCGATCTCGAGCATCTCCGCGCCTTCCGATCTCGTCGAGGTCCATTGGTTTCCGTCGGACCCGACGCTGTCGCGCTATCGCGAGCTCTTCTCGTCGCCCGCGTCCGACGGCTTCCGCGTCTCGATGCTGAACAGCCTGGTGGTGGCGAGCGCGACCACGGTCATCTCGCTGGTCGTCGGATCGCTGGGCGGATACGCCTTTGCGCGATTGCGGTTCCGGATGCGCCGTACGACGTTGTTCGCGTTCTTGGCGATCTATATGTTGCCGCCGATCGCGCTGGTCATTCCGCTCTACCTGGCGATGGCCAATCTCGGATTGCTCGACACCAAGCTCGGCTTGATCATCACGTACTGCTCGATCGTCACGCCGTTCTGCCTTTGGACGATGAGCAACTTCTACCTCACCCTGCCGGCCGAGTTGGAAGACGCCGCCCGCGTCGACGGCTGCTCGCGCCTCGGTGCCCTCTTCCGCGTCGTCCTGCCCTTGGCCCGCCCCGGCCTGGTCGCCACCGCGATGTTCGGCTTCCTGCTCGCGTGGGACGAGTTCCTCTACGCGTTGATCTTCACGTCCACCGGCACCGCCAAGACCATCCCCGTGGCGATCGCCGAATTCACCGGCAAGTTCTCCTCCGACTTCGGCCTCATCGCCGCCGGCGGCGTCCTCGCCACCCTCCCCCCAGTCCTCCTCACCCTCCTCCTCCAACGCCACCTCCTAACCGGCCTAACCTCCGGCTCCACCACCACCTAG
- a CDS encoding carbohydrate ABC transporter permease, whose product MSSLRARGEGRLALLLLLPATVVVFGVVIYPVIRTLLISLFDVDSPMPGSYPFVGLANYTKAFADPSFYPVLGHTAYFTLVSTLAELVLGMGVALLLNAPLRFKWLWRSLVVLPWALPTIVNGALWRWIYNGQYGVLNALLGTDTQWLGSPFLALNAVIVADVWKNTSIVAFFLLAGLQTIPVSVREAALMDGASAWRTFWSIVVPLLKPTLAVVLVLRTIEAFKVFDIIYVMTGGGPASGTQTVAFYTYLQAFSNQLFGYGAALAYLIVIAVGALAMVYLRLLRQNQMAGV is encoded by the coding sequence GTGAGTTCACTTCGTGCCCGGGGTGAGGGCAGGTTGGCGTTGCTGTTGTTGCTTCCGGCAACGGTGGTCGTCTTCGGGGTGGTGATCTACCCGGTCATCCGGACGTTGCTGATCTCGCTGTTCGACGTGGACAGTCCGATGCCGGGGTCATACCCGTTCGTCGGGCTGGCCAACTACACCAAGGCCTTCGCCGATCCGTCGTTCTACCCGGTGCTCGGTCATACGGCGTACTTCACGCTGGTCTCGACGCTGGCCGAACTGGTACTCGGCATGGGCGTGGCGCTGCTGCTGAACGCGCCGCTGCGGTTCAAGTGGTTGTGGCGAAGCCTGGTCGTCCTTCCGTGGGCACTGCCCACAATCGTGAACGGTGCTCTCTGGCGCTGGATCTACAACGGCCAGTACGGCGTCCTGAACGCGCTGCTCGGGACCGATACGCAATGGCTCGGCTCGCCGTTCCTGGCGTTGAACGCGGTCATCGTCGCGGACGTCTGGAAGAACACCTCGATCGTCGCGTTCTTCCTGCTGGCCGGGCTGCAGACCATCCCGGTGTCGGTCCGCGAGGCAGCGCTGATGGACGGCGCGAGCGCCTGGCGTACCTTCTGGTCGATCGTCGTACCGCTTCTAAAACCAACTCTCGCTGTCGTATTGGTACTTCGCACGATCGAAGCGTTCAAGGTCTTCGACATCATCTACGTGATGACGGGCGGCGGCCCGGCCTCGGGCACGCAGACGGTCGCGTTCTATACATATTTGCAGGCGTTCTCGAACCAGCTCTTCGGGTACGGCGCCGCGCTGGCCTACCTGATCGTCATCGCCGTCGGTGCGCTCGCGATGGTCTACCTCAGGCTGCTCCGGCAGAACCAGATGGCGGGTGTGTGA